Proteins from one Bos taurus isolate L1 Dominette 01449 registration number 42190680 breed Hereford chromosome 7, ARS-UCD2.0, whole genome shotgun sequence genomic window:
- the RAVER1 gene encoding ribonucleoprotein PTB-binding 1 isoform X3: MAADVSVTHRPPLSPEAGAEVEAGDAAERRVPEEELPPLDPEEIRKRLEHTERQFRNRRKILIRGLPGDVTNQEVHDLLSDYELKYCFVDKYKGTAFVTLLNGEQAEAAISAFHQSRLRERELSVQLQPTDALLCVANLPPSLTQQQFEELVRPFGSLERCFLVYSERTGHSKGYGFAEYMKKDSAARAKSDLLGKPLGPRTLYVHWTDAGQLTPALLHSRCLCVDRLPPGFSDVDALRRALSAVHTPTFCQLAYGQDGQLKGFAVLEYETAEMAEEAQQRADGLALGGSHLRVSFCAPGPPGRSMLAALIAAQATALNRGKGLLPEPNILQLLNNLGPSASLQLLLNPLLHGGAGGKQGLLGAPPAVPLLNGPALSTALLQLALQTQSQKKPGILGDSPLGTLQPGAQPANPLLGELSAGGGLPPELPPRRGKPPPLLPPLLGPSGGDREPMGLGPPAPQLTPPPAPVGLRGAGLRGLQKDSGPLPTPPGVSLLGEPPKDFRIPLNPYLNLHSLLPASNLAAPGGGGGGGGSSKAFQLKSRLLSPLSSARLPPEPGLPDSYGFEYPSDVGPRRLFSHPREPTLGPHGPSRHRMSPPPGGFGERGVGGGGGPLSHLYAGSPTSCFTSGLQAGLRQSHLNKGLLPLPSHISHFSQVVGSSPLGSGEGLLGLGPGPNGHSHLLKTPLGGQKRSFAHLLPSPEPSPEGSYVGQHSQGLGGHYADSYLKRKRIF, from the exons ATGGCGGCCGACGTGTCCGTTACTCACCGGCCGCCGCTGAGCCCAGAGGCTGGGGCCGAGGTTGAGGCTGGTGATGCCGCGGAGCGCCGGGTGCCTGAAGAAGAACTGCCGCCACTAGATCCAGAGGAGATCCGGAAACGCCTGGAACACACCGAGCGCCAGTTCCGTAACCGCCGCAAGATACTGATCCGGGGCCTCCCGGGGGACGTGACCAACCAG GAGGTGCATGACCTGCTCAGCGACTATGAGCTCAAGTACTGCTTTGTGGACAAGTACAAAGGGACAG CCTTTGTGACGCTGCTGAATGGGGAGCAGGCGGAGGCCGCCATCAGCGCCTTCCACCAGAGCCGCCTGCGGGAGCGGGAGCTCTCGGTGCAGCTGCAGCCCACGGACGCCCTGCTCTGCGTGGCCAACCTGCCCCCCAGCCTCACACAGCAGCAGTTCGAGGAGCTGGTGCGGCCCTTCGGTAGCCTGGAGCGCTGCTTCCTGGTCTACAGTGAGCGCACTGGTCACTCCAAGGGCTACGGCTTCGCCGAGTACATGAAGAAAGACTCGGCCGCCCGTGCCAAGTCAGACCTGCTGGGCAAGCCTCTGGGCCCACGCACCCTCTACGTGCACTGGACAGATGCCGGGCAGCTGACACCTGCCCTGCTCCACTCCCGCTGCCTCTGTGTTGACCGCCTGCCGCCTGGCTTCAGTGATGTGGATGCCCTGCGCCGGGCGCTGTCAGCCGTCCACACCCCCACCTTCTGCCAG CTGGCATATGGCCAGGACGGGCAGCTGAAGGGCTTCGCTGTGTTGGAGTACGAGACGGCAGAGATGGCAGAGGAGGCCCAGCAGCGGGCAGACGGCCTGGCCCTGGGAGGCAGCCATCTGCGCGTCTCCTTCTGCGCCCCCGGGCCCCCTGGCCGCAGCATGCTGGCTGCTCTCATTGCTGCCCAGGCCACG GCCCTCAATCGGGGCAAAGGGCTCCTACCAGAGCCCAACATCCTGCAGCTGCTCAACAACCTGGGGCCCTCTGCTTCCCTCCAGCTGCTGCTCAACCCCCTGCTCCACGGTGGCGCGGGTGGCAAGCAGG GCCTCCTGGGCGCGCCCCCGGCCGTGCCGCTGCTCAACGGGCCTGCCCTGTCCACGGCGCtgctgcagcttgccctccagaCCCAGAGTCAGAAG AAACCTGGGATCTTGGGAGACTCTCCTCTGGGCACTCTCCAGCCTGGGGCCCAGCCAGCCAACCCCCTCCTCGGGGAGCTGTCTGCAG GAGGGGGCCTGCCCCCTGAGCTGCCACCCCGGCGAGGGAAGCCACCACCCCTGCTGCCGCCACTGCTCGGCCCCTCTGGAGGTGACCGGGAACCCATGGGCCTGGGTCCTCCAGCACCCCAGCTTactccaccccccgcccccgtgGGGCTCCGAGGTGCGGGCCTCAGAGGCCTCCAGAAAGACAGTGGGCCTCTGCCAACGCCCCCTGGG GTCTCTCTGCTCGGGGAGCCCCCCAAGGACTTCCGGATCCCCCTGAATCCCTACCTGAACCTACACAGCCTGCTCCCAGCCAGCAACCTGGCGG CCCCCGGAGGCGGTGGTGGAGGTGGCGGCAGCAGCAAAGCCTTCCAGCTCAAGTCCCGCCTGCTCAGCCCCCTCTCCAGCGCCCGCCTACCCCCTGAACCAGGGCTGCCTGACAGCTATGGCTTCGAATACCCCTCA GATGTGGGACCTCGGCGGCTCTTCTCCCACCCACGGGAGCCAACCCTTGGGCCTCACGGACCCAGCCGACACAGA ATGTCCCCCCCACCCGGTGGCTTTGGCGAACGGGGTGTCGGAGGTGGCGGTGGGCCCCTCTCCCACCTCTATGCGGGCTCACCCACGTCCTGCTTCACCAGCGGCCTGCAGGCTGGCCTCAGGCAGAGCCACCTTAACAAG GGGCTGCTTCCTCTCCCATCCCACATCTCCCATTTCTCCCAGGTGGTTGGCTCCTCCCCACTGGGCTCCGGAGAAGGGCTCCTGGGCCTCGGCCCTGGGCCCAATGGCCACAGCCACTTGCTGAAG ACCCCACTGGGTGGACAGAAACGCAGCTTCGCCCACCTGCTGCCCTCACCCGAGCCCAGCCCAGAAGGCAGCTATGTGGGCCAGCACTCCCAGGGCCTTGGTGGCCACTACGCAGATTCCTACCTGAAGCGCAAGAGGATTTTCTAA
- the RAVER1 gene encoding ribonucleoprotein PTB-binding 1 isoform X4 — translation MAADVSVTHRPPLSPEAGAEVEAGDAAERRVPEEELPPLDPEEIRKRLEHTERQFRNRRKILIRGLPGDVTNQEVHDLLSDYELKYCFVDKYKGTAFVTLLNGEQAEAAISAFHQSRLRERELSVQLQPTDALLCVANLPPSLTQQQFEELVRPFGSLERCFLVYSERTGHSKGYGFAEYMKKDSAARAKSDLLGKPLGPRTLYVHWTDAGQLTPALLHSRCLCVDRLPPGFSDVDALRRALSAVHTPTFCQLAYGQDGQLKGFAVLEYETAEMAEEAQQRADGLALGGSHLRVSFCAPGPPGRSMLAALIAAQATALNRGKGLLPEPNILQLLNNLGPSASLQLLLNPLLHGGAGGKQGLLGAPPAVPLLNGPALSTALLQLALQTQSQKKPGILGDSPLGTLQPGAQPANPLLGELSAGGGLPPELPPRRGKPPPLLPPLLGPSGGDREPMGLGPPAPQLTPPPAPVGLRGAGLRGLQKDSGPLPTPPGVSLLGEPPKDFRIPLNPYLNLHSLLPASNLAGKEARGWGGAGRSRRPAEGPLPHPPAPGGGGGGGGSSKAFQLKSRLLSPLSSARLPPEPGLPDSYGFEYPSDVGPRRLFSHPREPTLGPHGPSRHRVVGSSPLGSGEGLLGLGPGPNGHSHLLKTPLGGQKRSFAHLLPSPEPSPEGSYVGQHSQGLGGHYADSYLKRKRIF, via the exons ATGGCGGCCGACGTGTCCGTTACTCACCGGCCGCCGCTGAGCCCAGAGGCTGGGGCCGAGGTTGAGGCTGGTGATGCCGCGGAGCGCCGGGTGCCTGAAGAAGAACTGCCGCCACTAGATCCAGAGGAGATCCGGAAACGCCTGGAACACACCGAGCGCCAGTTCCGTAACCGCCGCAAGATACTGATCCGGGGCCTCCCGGGGGACGTGACCAACCAG GAGGTGCATGACCTGCTCAGCGACTATGAGCTCAAGTACTGCTTTGTGGACAAGTACAAAGGGACAG CCTTTGTGACGCTGCTGAATGGGGAGCAGGCGGAGGCCGCCATCAGCGCCTTCCACCAGAGCCGCCTGCGGGAGCGGGAGCTCTCGGTGCAGCTGCAGCCCACGGACGCCCTGCTCTGCGTGGCCAACCTGCCCCCCAGCCTCACACAGCAGCAGTTCGAGGAGCTGGTGCGGCCCTTCGGTAGCCTGGAGCGCTGCTTCCTGGTCTACAGTGAGCGCACTGGTCACTCCAAGGGCTACGGCTTCGCCGAGTACATGAAGAAAGACTCGGCCGCCCGTGCCAAGTCAGACCTGCTGGGCAAGCCTCTGGGCCCACGCACCCTCTACGTGCACTGGACAGATGCCGGGCAGCTGACACCTGCCCTGCTCCACTCCCGCTGCCTCTGTGTTGACCGCCTGCCGCCTGGCTTCAGTGATGTGGATGCCCTGCGCCGGGCGCTGTCAGCCGTCCACACCCCCACCTTCTGCCAG CTGGCATATGGCCAGGACGGGCAGCTGAAGGGCTTCGCTGTGTTGGAGTACGAGACGGCAGAGATGGCAGAGGAGGCCCAGCAGCGGGCAGACGGCCTGGCCCTGGGAGGCAGCCATCTGCGCGTCTCCTTCTGCGCCCCCGGGCCCCCTGGCCGCAGCATGCTGGCTGCTCTCATTGCTGCCCAGGCCACG GCCCTCAATCGGGGCAAAGGGCTCCTACCAGAGCCCAACATCCTGCAGCTGCTCAACAACCTGGGGCCCTCTGCTTCCCTCCAGCTGCTGCTCAACCCCCTGCTCCACGGTGGCGCGGGTGGCAAGCAGG GCCTCCTGGGCGCGCCCCCGGCCGTGCCGCTGCTCAACGGGCCTGCCCTGTCCACGGCGCtgctgcagcttgccctccagaCCCAGAGTCAGAAG AAACCTGGGATCTTGGGAGACTCTCCTCTGGGCACTCTCCAGCCTGGGGCCCAGCCAGCCAACCCCCTCCTCGGGGAGCTGTCTGCAG GAGGGGGCCTGCCCCCTGAGCTGCCACCCCGGCGAGGGAAGCCACCACCCCTGCTGCCGCCACTGCTCGGCCCCTCTGGAGGTGACCGGGAACCCATGGGCCTGGGTCCTCCAGCACCCCAGCTTactccaccccccgcccccgtgGGGCTCCGAGGTGCGGGCCTCAGAGGCCTCCAGAAAGACAGTGGGCCTCTGCCAACGCCCCCTGGG GTCTCTCTGCTCGGGGAGCCCCCCAAGGACTTCCGGATCCCCCTGAATCCCTACCTGAACCTACACAGCCTGCTCCCAGCCAGCAACCTGGCGGGTAAGGAGGCCCGGGGCTGGGGAGGCGCTGGGAGAAGCCGCCGCCCAGCTGAGGGCCCCCTGCCTCACCCCCCAGCCCCCGGAGGCGGTGGTGGAGGTGGCGGCAGCAGCAAAGCCTTCCAGCTCAAGTCCCGCCTGCTCAGCCCCCTCTCCAGCGCCCGCCTACCCCCTGAACCAGGGCTGCCTGACAGCTATGGCTTCGAATACCCCTCA GATGTGGGACCTCGGCGGCTCTTCTCCCACCCACGGGAGCCAACCCTTGGGCCTCACGGACCCAGCCGACACAGA GTGGTTGGCTCCTCCCCACTGGGCTCCGGAGAAGGGCTCCTGGGCCTCGGCCCTGGGCCCAATGGCCACAGCCACTTGCTGAAG ACCCCACTGGGTGGACAGAAACGCAGCTTCGCCCACCTGCTGCCCTCACCCGAGCCCAGCCCAGAAGGCAGCTATGTGGGCCAGCACTCCCAGGGCCTTGGTGGCCACTACGCAGATTCCTACCTGAAGCGCAAGAGGATTTTCTAA
- the RAVER1 gene encoding ribonucleoprotein PTB-binding 1 isoform X2, translated as MAADVSVTHRPPLSPEAGAEVEAGDAAERRVPEEELPPLDPEEIRKRLEHTERQFRNRRKILIRGLPGDVTNQEVHDLLSDYELKYCFVDKYKGTAFVTLLNGEQAEAAISAFHQSRLRERELSVQLQPTDALLCVANLPPSLTQQQFEELVRPFGSLERCFLVYSERTGHSKGYGFAEYMKKDSAARAKSDLLGKPLGPRTLYVHWTDAGQLTPALLHSRCLCVDRLPPGFSDVDALRRALSAVHTPTFCQLAYGQDGQLKGFAVLEYETAEMAEEAQQRADGLALGGSHLRVSFCAPGPPGRSMLAALIAAQATALNRGKGLLPEPNILQLLNNLGPSASLQLLLNPLLHGGAGGKQGLLGAPPAVPLLNGPALSTALLQLALQTQSQKKPGILGDSPLGTLQPGAQPANPLLGELSAGGGLPPELPPRRGKPPPLLPPLLGPSGGDREPMGLGPPAPQLTPPPAPVGLRGAGLRGLQKDSGPLPTPPGVSLLGEPPKDFRIPLNPYLNLHSLLPASNLAGKEARGWGGAGRSRRPAEGPLPHPPAPGGGGGGGGSSKAFQLKSRLLSPLSSARLPPEPGLPDSYGFEYPSDVGPRRLFSHPREPTLGPHGPSRHRMSPPPGGFGERGVGGGGGPLSHLYAGSPTSCFTSGLQAGLRQSHLNKVVGSSPLGSGEGLLGLGPGPNGHSHLLKTPLGGQKRSFAHLLPSPEPSPEGSYVGQHSQGLGGHYADSYLKRKRIF; from the exons ATGGCGGCCGACGTGTCCGTTACTCACCGGCCGCCGCTGAGCCCAGAGGCTGGGGCCGAGGTTGAGGCTGGTGATGCCGCGGAGCGCCGGGTGCCTGAAGAAGAACTGCCGCCACTAGATCCAGAGGAGATCCGGAAACGCCTGGAACACACCGAGCGCCAGTTCCGTAACCGCCGCAAGATACTGATCCGGGGCCTCCCGGGGGACGTGACCAACCAG GAGGTGCATGACCTGCTCAGCGACTATGAGCTCAAGTACTGCTTTGTGGACAAGTACAAAGGGACAG CCTTTGTGACGCTGCTGAATGGGGAGCAGGCGGAGGCCGCCATCAGCGCCTTCCACCAGAGCCGCCTGCGGGAGCGGGAGCTCTCGGTGCAGCTGCAGCCCACGGACGCCCTGCTCTGCGTGGCCAACCTGCCCCCCAGCCTCACACAGCAGCAGTTCGAGGAGCTGGTGCGGCCCTTCGGTAGCCTGGAGCGCTGCTTCCTGGTCTACAGTGAGCGCACTGGTCACTCCAAGGGCTACGGCTTCGCCGAGTACATGAAGAAAGACTCGGCCGCCCGTGCCAAGTCAGACCTGCTGGGCAAGCCTCTGGGCCCACGCACCCTCTACGTGCACTGGACAGATGCCGGGCAGCTGACACCTGCCCTGCTCCACTCCCGCTGCCTCTGTGTTGACCGCCTGCCGCCTGGCTTCAGTGATGTGGATGCCCTGCGCCGGGCGCTGTCAGCCGTCCACACCCCCACCTTCTGCCAG CTGGCATATGGCCAGGACGGGCAGCTGAAGGGCTTCGCTGTGTTGGAGTACGAGACGGCAGAGATGGCAGAGGAGGCCCAGCAGCGGGCAGACGGCCTGGCCCTGGGAGGCAGCCATCTGCGCGTCTCCTTCTGCGCCCCCGGGCCCCCTGGCCGCAGCATGCTGGCTGCTCTCATTGCTGCCCAGGCCACG GCCCTCAATCGGGGCAAAGGGCTCCTACCAGAGCCCAACATCCTGCAGCTGCTCAACAACCTGGGGCCCTCTGCTTCCCTCCAGCTGCTGCTCAACCCCCTGCTCCACGGTGGCGCGGGTGGCAAGCAGG GCCTCCTGGGCGCGCCCCCGGCCGTGCCGCTGCTCAACGGGCCTGCCCTGTCCACGGCGCtgctgcagcttgccctccagaCCCAGAGTCAGAAG AAACCTGGGATCTTGGGAGACTCTCCTCTGGGCACTCTCCAGCCTGGGGCCCAGCCAGCCAACCCCCTCCTCGGGGAGCTGTCTGCAG GAGGGGGCCTGCCCCCTGAGCTGCCACCCCGGCGAGGGAAGCCACCACCCCTGCTGCCGCCACTGCTCGGCCCCTCTGGAGGTGACCGGGAACCCATGGGCCTGGGTCCTCCAGCACCCCAGCTTactccaccccccgcccccgtgGGGCTCCGAGGTGCGGGCCTCAGAGGCCTCCAGAAAGACAGTGGGCCTCTGCCAACGCCCCCTGGG GTCTCTCTGCTCGGGGAGCCCCCCAAGGACTTCCGGATCCCCCTGAATCCCTACCTGAACCTACACAGCCTGCTCCCAGCCAGCAACCTGGCGGGTAAGGAGGCCCGGGGCTGGGGAGGCGCTGGGAGAAGCCGCCGCCCAGCTGAGGGCCCCCTGCCTCACCCCCCAGCCCCCGGAGGCGGTGGTGGAGGTGGCGGCAGCAGCAAAGCCTTCCAGCTCAAGTCCCGCCTGCTCAGCCCCCTCTCCAGCGCCCGCCTACCCCCTGAACCAGGGCTGCCTGACAGCTATGGCTTCGAATACCCCTCA GATGTGGGACCTCGGCGGCTCTTCTCCCACCCACGGGAGCCAACCCTTGGGCCTCACGGACCCAGCCGACACAGA ATGTCCCCCCCACCCGGTGGCTTTGGCGAACGGGGTGTCGGAGGTGGCGGTGGGCCCCTCTCCCACCTCTATGCGGGCTCACCCACGTCCTGCTTCACCAGCGGCCTGCAGGCTGGCCTCAGGCAGAGCCACCTTAACAAG GTGGTTGGCTCCTCCCCACTGGGCTCCGGAGAAGGGCTCCTGGGCCTCGGCCCTGGGCCCAATGGCCACAGCCACTTGCTGAAG ACCCCACTGGGTGGACAGAAACGCAGCTTCGCCCACCTGCTGCCCTCACCCGAGCCCAGCCCAGAAGGCAGCTATGTGGGCCAGCACTCCCAGGGCCTTGGTGGCCACTACGCAGATTCCTACCTGAAGCGCAAGAGGATTTTCTAA
- the RAVER1 gene encoding ribonucleoprotein PTB-binding 1 isoform X1: MAADVSVTHRPPLSPEAGAEVEAGDAAERRVPEEELPPLDPEEIRKRLEHTERQFRNRRKILIRGLPGDVTNQEVHDLLSDYELKYCFVDKYKGTAFVTLLNGEQAEAAISAFHQSRLRERELSVQLQPTDALLCVANLPPSLTQQQFEELVRPFGSLERCFLVYSERTGHSKGYGFAEYMKKDSAARAKSDLLGKPLGPRTLYVHWTDAGQLTPALLHSRCLCVDRLPPGFSDVDALRRALSAVHTPTFCQLAYGQDGQLKGFAVLEYETAEMAEEAQQRADGLALGGSHLRVSFCAPGPPGRSMLAALIAAQATALNRGKGLLPEPNILQLLNNLGPSASLQLLLNPLLHGGAGGKQGLLGAPPAVPLLNGPALSTALLQLALQTQSQKKPGILGDSPLGTLQPGAQPANPLLGELSAGGGLPPELPPRRGKPPPLLPPLLGPSGGDREPMGLGPPAPQLTPPPAPVGLRGAGLRGLQKDSGPLPTPPGVSLLGEPPKDFRIPLNPYLNLHSLLPASNLAGKEARGWGGAGRSRRPAEGPLPHPPAPGGGGGGGGSSKAFQLKSRLLSPLSSARLPPEPGLPDSYGFEYPSDVGPRRLFSHPREPTLGPHGPSRHRMSPPPGGFGERGVGGGGGPLSHLYAGSPTSCFTSGLQAGLRQSHLNKGLLPLPSHISHFSQVVGSSPLGSGEGLLGLGPGPNGHSHLLKTPLGGQKRSFAHLLPSPEPSPEGSYVGQHSQGLGGHYADSYLKRKRIF, encoded by the exons ATGGCGGCCGACGTGTCCGTTACTCACCGGCCGCCGCTGAGCCCAGAGGCTGGGGCCGAGGTTGAGGCTGGTGATGCCGCGGAGCGCCGGGTGCCTGAAGAAGAACTGCCGCCACTAGATCCAGAGGAGATCCGGAAACGCCTGGAACACACCGAGCGCCAGTTCCGTAACCGCCGCAAGATACTGATCCGGGGCCTCCCGGGGGACGTGACCAACCAG GAGGTGCATGACCTGCTCAGCGACTATGAGCTCAAGTACTGCTTTGTGGACAAGTACAAAGGGACAG CCTTTGTGACGCTGCTGAATGGGGAGCAGGCGGAGGCCGCCATCAGCGCCTTCCACCAGAGCCGCCTGCGGGAGCGGGAGCTCTCGGTGCAGCTGCAGCCCACGGACGCCCTGCTCTGCGTGGCCAACCTGCCCCCCAGCCTCACACAGCAGCAGTTCGAGGAGCTGGTGCGGCCCTTCGGTAGCCTGGAGCGCTGCTTCCTGGTCTACAGTGAGCGCACTGGTCACTCCAAGGGCTACGGCTTCGCCGAGTACATGAAGAAAGACTCGGCCGCCCGTGCCAAGTCAGACCTGCTGGGCAAGCCTCTGGGCCCACGCACCCTCTACGTGCACTGGACAGATGCCGGGCAGCTGACACCTGCCCTGCTCCACTCCCGCTGCCTCTGTGTTGACCGCCTGCCGCCTGGCTTCAGTGATGTGGATGCCCTGCGCCGGGCGCTGTCAGCCGTCCACACCCCCACCTTCTGCCAG CTGGCATATGGCCAGGACGGGCAGCTGAAGGGCTTCGCTGTGTTGGAGTACGAGACGGCAGAGATGGCAGAGGAGGCCCAGCAGCGGGCAGACGGCCTGGCCCTGGGAGGCAGCCATCTGCGCGTCTCCTTCTGCGCCCCCGGGCCCCCTGGCCGCAGCATGCTGGCTGCTCTCATTGCTGCCCAGGCCACG GCCCTCAATCGGGGCAAAGGGCTCCTACCAGAGCCCAACATCCTGCAGCTGCTCAACAACCTGGGGCCCTCTGCTTCCCTCCAGCTGCTGCTCAACCCCCTGCTCCACGGTGGCGCGGGTGGCAAGCAGG GCCTCCTGGGCGCGCCCCCGGCCGTGCCGCTGCTCAACGGGCCTGCCCTGTCCACGGCGCtgctgcagcttgccctccagaCCCAGAGTCAGAAG AAACCTGGGATCTTGGGAGACTCTCCTCTGGGCACTCTCCAGCCTGGGGCCCAGCCAGCCAACCCCCTCCTCGGGGAGCTGTCTGCAG GAGGGGGCCTGCCCCCTGAGCTGCCACCCCGGCGAGGGAAGCCACCACCCCTGCTGCCGCCACTGCTCGGCCCCTCTGGAGGTGACCGGGAACCCATGGGCCTGGGTCCTCCAGCACCCCAGCTTactccaccccccgcccccgtgGGGCTCCGAGGTGCGGGCCTCAGAGGCCTCCAGAAAGACAGTGGGCCTCTGCCAACGCCCCCTGGG GTCTCTCTGCTCGGGGAGCCCCCCAAGGACTTCCGGATCCCCCTGAATCCCTACCTGAACCTACACAGCCTGCTCCCAGCCAGCAACCTGGCGGGTAAGGAGGCCCGGGGCTGGGGAGGCGCTGGGAGAAGCCGCCGCCCAGCTGAGGGCCCCCTGCCTCACCCCCCAGCCCCCGGAGGCGGTGGTGGAGGTGGCGGCAGCAGCAAAGCCTTCCAGCTCAAGTCCCGCCTGCTCAGCCCCCTCTCCAGCGCCCGCCTACCCCCTGAACCAGGGCTGCCTGACAGCTATGGCTTCGAATACCCCTCA GATGTGGGACCTCGGCGGCTCTTCTCCCACCCACGGGAGCCAACCCTTGGGCCTCACGGACCCAGCCGACACAGA ATGTCCCCCCCACCCGGTGGCTTTGGCGAACGGGGTGTCGGAGGTGGCGGTGGGCCCCTCTCCCACCTCTATGCGGGCTCACCCACGTCCTGCTTCACCAGCGGCCTGCAGGCTGGCCTCAGGCAGAGCCACCTTAACAAG GGGCTGCTTCCTCTCCCATCCCACATCTCCCATTTCTCCCAGGTGGTTGGCTCCTCCCCACTGGGCTCCGGAGAAGGGCTCCTGGGCCTCGGCCCTGGGCCCAATGGCCACAGCCACTTGCTGAAG ACCCCACTGGGTGGACAGAAACGCAGCTTCGCCCACCTGCTGCCCTCACCCGAGCCCAGCCCAGAAGGCAGCTATGTGGGCCAGCACTCCCAGGGCCTTGGTGGCCACTACGCAGATTCCTACCTGAAGCGCAAGAGGATTTTCTAA
- the RAVER1 gene encoding ribonucleoprotein PTB-binding 1, translated as MAADVSVTHRPPLSPEAGAEVEAGDAAERRVPEEELPPLDPEEIRKRLEHTERQFRNRRKILIRGLPGDVTNQEVHDLLSDYELKYCFVDKYKGTAFVTLLNGEQAEAAISAFHQSRLRERELSVQLQPTDALLCVANLPPSLTQQQFEELVRPFGSLERCFLVYSERTGHSKGYGFAEYMKKDSAARAKSDLLGKPLGPRTLYVHWTDAGQLTPALLHSRCLCVDRLPPGFSDVDALRRALSAVHTPTFCQLAYGQDGQLKGFAVLEYETAEMAEEAQQRADGLALGGSHLRVSFCAPGPPGRSMLAALIAAQATALNRGKGLLPEPNILQLLNNLGPSASLQLLLNPLLHGGAGGKQGLLGAPPAVPLLNGPALSTALLQLALQTQSQKKPGILGDSPLGTLQPGAQPANPLLGELSAGGGLPPELPPRRGKPPPLLPPLLGPSGGDREPMGLGPPAPQLTPPPAPVGLRGAGLRGLQKDSGPLPTPPGVSLLGEPPKDFRIPLNPYLNLHSLLPASNLAAPGGGGGGGGSSKAFQLKSRLLSPLSSARLPPEPGLPDSYGFEYPSDVGPRRLFSHPREPTLGPHGPSRHRMSPPPGGFGERGVGGGGGPLSHLYAGSPTSCFTSGLQAGLRQSHLNKVVGSSPLGSGEGLLGLGPGPNGHSHLLKTPLGGQKRSFAHLLPSPEPSPEGSYVGQHSQGLGGHYADSYLKRKRIF; from the exons ATGGCGGCCGACGTGTCCGTTACTCACCGGCCGCCGCTGAGCCCAGAGGCTGGGGCCGAGGTTGAGGCTGGTGATGCCGCGGAGCGCCGGGTGCCTGAAGAAGAACTGCCGCCACTAGATCCAGAGGAGATCCGGAAACGCCTGGAACACACCGAGCGCCAGTTCCGTAACCGCCGCAAGATACTGATCCGGGGCCTCCCGGGGGACGTGACCAACCAG GAGGTGCATGACCTGCTCAGCGACTATGAGCTCAAGTACTGCTTTGTGGACAAGTACAAAGGGACAG CCTTTGTGACGCTGCTGAATGGGGAGCAGGCGGAGGCCGCCATCAGCGCCTTCCACCAGAGCCGCCTGCGGGAGCGGGAGCTCTCGGTGCAGCTGCAGCCCACGGACGCCCTGCTCTGCGTGGCCAACCTGCCCCCCAGCCTCACACAGCAGCAGTTCGAGGAGCTGGTGCGGCCCTTCGGTAGCCTGGAGCGCTGCTTCCTGGTCTACAGTGAGCGCACTGGTCACTCCAAGGGCTACGGCTTCGCCGAGTACATGAAGAAAGACTCGGCCGCCCGTGCCAAGTCAGACCTGCTGGGCAAGCCTCTGGGCCCACGCACCCTCTACGTGCACTGGACAGATGCCGGGCAGCTGACACCTGCCCTGCTCCACTCCCGCTGCCTCTGTGTTGACCGCCTGCCGCCTGGCTTCAGTGATGTGGATGCCCTGCGCCGGGCGCTGTCAGCCGTCCACACCCCCACCTTCTGCCAG CTGGCATATGGCCAGGACGGGCAGCTGAAGGGCTTCGCTGTGTTGGAGTACGAGACGGCAGAGATGGCAGAGGAGGCCCAGCAGCGGGCAGACGGCCTGGCCCTGGGAGGCAGCCATCTGCGCGTCTCCTTCTGCGCCCCCGGGCCCCCTGGCCGCAGCATGCTGGCTGCTCTCATTGCTGCCCAGGCCACG GCCCTCAATCGGGGCAAAGGGCTCCTACCAGAGCCCAACATCCTGCAGCTGCTCAACAACCTGGGGCCCTCTGCTTCCCTCCAGCTGCTGCTCAACCCCCTGCTCCACGGTGGCGCGGGTGGCAAGCAGG GCCTCCTGGGCGCGCCCCCGGCCGTGCCGCTGCTCAACGGGCCTGCCCTGTCCACGGCGCtgctgcagcttgccctccagaCCCAGAGTCAGAAG AAACCTGGGATCTTGGGAGACTCTCCTCTGGGCACTCTCCAGCCTGGGGCCCAGCCAGCCAACCCCCTCCTCGGGGAGCTGTCTGCAG GAGGGGGCCTGCCCCCTGAGCTGCCACCCCGGCGAGGGAAGCCACCACCCCTGCTGCCGCCACTGCTCGGCCCCTCTGGAGGTGACCGGGAACCCATGGGCCTGGGTCCTCCAGCACCCCAGCTTactccaccccccgcccccgtgGGGCTCCGAGGTGCGGGCCTCAGAGGCCTCCAGAAAGACAGTGGGCCTCTGCCAACGCCCCCTGGG GTCTCTCTGCTCGGGGAGCCCCCCAAGGACTTCCGGATCCCCCTGAATCCCTACCTGAACCTACACAGCCTGCTCCCAGCCAGCAACCTGGCGG CCCCCGGAGGCGGTGGTGGAGGTGGCGGCAGCAGCAAAGCCTTCCAGCTCAAGTCCCGCCTGCTCAGCCCCCTCTCCAGCGCCCGCCTACCCCCTGAACCAGGGCTGCCTGACAGCTATGGCTTCGAATACCCCTCA GATGTGGGACCTCGGCGGCTCTTCTCCCACCCACGGGAGCCAACCCTTGGGCCTCACGGACCCAGCCGACACAGA ATGTCCCCCCCACCCGGTGGCTTTGGCGAACGGGGTGTCGGAGGTGGCGGTGGGCCCCTCTCCCACCTCTATGCGGGCTCACCCACGTCCTGCTTCACCAGCGGCCTGCAGGCTGGCCTCAGGCAGAGCCACCTTAACAAG GTGGTTGGCTCCTCCCCACTGGGCTCCGGAGAAGGGCTCCTGGGCCTCGGCCCTGGGCCCAATGGCCACAGCCACTTGCTGAAG ACCCCACTGGGTGGACAGAAACGCAGCTTCGCCCACCTGCTGCCCTCACCCGAGCCCAGCCCAGAAGGCAGCTATGTGGGCCAGCACTCCCAGGGCCTTGGTGGCCACTACGCAGATTCCTACCTGAAGCGCAAGAGGATTTTCTAA